The following are encoded together in the Iodobacter fluviatilis genome:
- a CDS encoding META domain-containing protein, with translation MCKLFLSSMIVLGLSACASSMQATPSAAASFDGEWSIVKVGDKAVSSESKAMLAFDAKTMRITGFDGCNRVMGSLKDENQQLKGMLASTMMACLGEDNSAISRAVGQTFANGAEVKVLEAGKIELKNQDGSLTLQKK, from the coding sequence ATGTGTAAATTGTTTCTTAGCTCAATGATTGTGCTTGGCCTATCTGCCTGTGCCAGCTCAATGCAAGCCACCCCTAGTGCAGCGGCTAGTTTTGATGGTGAATGGAGCATTGTGAAAGTGGGCGATAAAGCGGTAAGCAGCGAAAGCAAAGCAATGCTGGCTTTTGATGCTAAAACCATGCGCATTACTGGCTTTGATGGCTGTAACCGCGTGATGGGCAGTTTAAAAGATGAGAATCAACAATTAAAAGGCATGCTGGCATCGACCATGATGGCCTGCCTTGGCGAAGACAATAGCGCGATCAGCCGTGCAGTGGGCCAAACCTTTGCCAATGGTGCTGAGGTAAAAGTGCTAGAAGCGGGCAAGATTGAGCTAAAAAACCAAGATGGCTCGCTGACCCTGCAAAAAAAATAA
- the bioH gene encoding pimeloyl-ACP methyl ester esterase BioH — MTSNFLHIESIGRGPDVVLLHGWAMNSTVWRGVAAALSDDFCLHLVDLPGHGKSHRDQPLSLDYMVAALDAAFPRPVQVMGWSLGGAVASRWALAQPDKIRSLSLIASTPCFMQREDWQPAMAASTMSQFADSLAVDWQGTLKRFISLQVQGGEAARALAKTLSQELFLHGEPSLAALQQGLAILRDTDLRGQMAELSCPVLLQFGNRDTLTPLGAGEWLAQTLPHAELVVHAGAAHVPFASHLDDFVAVQRRFLARGM; from the coding sequence ATGACTAGCAATTTTTTACATATTGAATCAATCGGCCGTGGGCCAGATGTGGTTTTGCTGCATGGCTGGGCAATGAATAGTACGGTTTGGCGCGGCGTAGCGGCCGCACTAAGCGATGATTTTTGCCTGCATTTGGTGGATTTACCCGGCCACGGCAAAAGCCATCGCGATCAGCCTTTATCGCTGGACTATATGGTGGCTGCGCTGGATGCAGCCTTTCCTCGGCCCGTGCAAGTGATGGGGTGGTCTTTAGGCGGTGCGGTAGCGAGTCGCTGGGCTTTGGCGCAGCCGGATAAAATTCGCTCGCTAAGCTTGATTGCCTCAACACCATGTTTTATGCAAAGAGAAGACTGGCAGCCCGCTATGGCGGCATCCACCATGAGCCAGTTTGCCGACAGCTTAGCCGTAGATTGGCAAGGCACATTAAAGCGCTTTATTAGCTTGCAAGTACAAGGCGGAGAAGCCGCAAGGGCGCTGGCTAAAACACTGAGCCAAGAATTATTTTTACACGGCGAGCCTAGTCTTGCGGCCTTGCAGCAGGGGCTGGCTATTTTGCGCGATACCGATCTGCGCGGGCAAATGGCCGAGCTAAGCTGCCCAGTATTACTACAATTTGGCAACCGCGATACGCTTACCCCGCTGGGTGCAGGAGAGTGGTTAGCCCAAACCTTGCCGCATGCCGAGCTGGTGGTTCACGCGGGCGCAGCGCATGTACCCTTTGCATCGCATTTAGATGACTTTGTTGCGGTGCAGCGCCGGTTTTTGGCGCGCGGTATGTAA